GGATCAGATCGCGCGCAGGGGAGACATACTTTTCGTCGCAGCTTGCGCGGGTGGAACTTATTCGAACTGTCAAGCGAGCGGCGCCGGACCGTATTGAACGTGCCCGAGGCGTTCTTGCGGCGCTGGCTCTACTCAAAATCGACGACCAGATCCTAGAGACTGCGGAGAGCCTCCCTCCCGATGTTCTGCGCAGCCTCGACGCCATCCACCTTGCGACGGCCTTTTCACAACTATCGCATGTCAGCGCATTCGTGACTTACGACGCACGCCTGGCCGACGCTGCACGATCGCTGAATATCCCCGTCGAATCTCCGTGAGTAAGGCCCGACTGCCTTCGCGAGCCTACATCGCCACGCTAATAGCTCATGACGCGCCGCGTGAAGGACGTTTCTACTTTGCACAAAAGCGGACATTTCTACTTTGCGTTGACAATTTGACGCGAAAGGATGTGGCGCTTGTAGTTCCTGTGCGCCCCCAGCTGATCGAAGTAGCGGATGGGGAAGGCTTTGTTGATGAGTTTGCCTGAGTTTCGCCACCAGCGTCGGGCGTTGCCGGCCACTTGTGCTGCTGTGTCGGACCGAGAGGCCCCGGGCTCGCAGTTCGCGAAAGATGGTCTTGCCTCGTTTCCAAAGCTTGAGGTGGATCATTCTCAGGCGGTGCAGATCCACGGCGCATTTAGATTCGTTGACGCGTAACCGGAGCCTCGCGTATATGCGCCGCACCACCTGCATCACGCGTTCACCAGCGCGCTTAGACCGGACGTAAACGTTGCAGTCGTCGGCATACCGTACAAAAGCGTGTTTTGCGTTTCTCCAGCTCCTTGTCCACTTCATCCAAAAGCACGTTTGCCAATAGCGGCGATAGAGGGTCCCCTTGGCATCGGCACCTACGAAGCACCCTCTCTGCCAACGTGATTGAGACAGCCGCCCCCGTTGAGTTTACTGAGCAGGGCGCGCAAGGATACAGGACCGATGAATGGAATCGAGG
The sequence above is a segment of the Myxococcales bacterium genome. Coding sequences within it:
- a CDS encoding type II toxin-antitoxin system VapC family toxin, encoding MIYVDTSALVKLVVREAETLALQTWIRSRAGETYFSSQLARVELIRTVKRAAPDRIERARGVLAALALLKIDDQILETAESLPPDVLRSLDAIHLATAFSQLSHVSAFVTYDARLADAARSLNIPVESP